The following coding sequences are from one Lolium rigidum isolate FL_2022 chromosome 6, APGP_CSIRO_Lrig_0.1, whole genome shotgun sequence window:
- the LOC124665829 gene encoding histone H3.3-like, which produces MARTKQTARKSTGGKAPRKQLASIAARKSAPTTGGVKKPHRYRPGTVALREIRKYQKSTDLLIRKLPFQRLVREIAQDFKTDLRFQSHAVLALQEAAEAYLVGLFEDTNLCAIHAKRVTIMPKDIQLARRIRGERA; this is translated from the exons ATGGCGCGTACGAAGCAGACCGCCCGCAAGTCCACCGGCGGCAAGGCGCCCCGGAAGCAGCTCGCCTCCATT GCGGCGAGGAAGTCAGCCCCGACCACCGGCGGCGTGAAGAAGCCCCACCGCTACAGGCCCGGCACGGTGGCGCTCCGGGAGATCCGCAAGTACCAGAAGAGCACGGACCTGCTCATCCGCAAGCTTCCGTTCCAGCGCCTGGTGCGGGAGATCGCGCAGGACTTCAAGACGGACCTCCGCTTCCAGAGCCACGCCGTGCTCGCGCTCCAGGAGGCCGCCGAGGCATACCTCGTCGGACTTTTCGAGGACACCAACTTGTGCGCCATCCACGCCAAGCGCGTCACCATCATGCCCAAGGACATCCAGCTCGCCCGCCGCATCCGGGGAGAACGCGCCTAA